In Bacillus sp. DX3.1, the following proteins share a genomic window:
- a CDS encoding dihydrolipoamide acetyltransferase family protein: MAVENITMPQLGESVTEGTISKWLVNVGDHVNKYDPLAEVMTDKVNAEVPSSFTGIVKELIASEGDTLAVGEVVCVIQVEGADEVAATAVEEKTGEATNAESVAVAPEKATKVKQPTDGKLRFSPAVLKLAGEHNIDLDLVEGTGANGRITRKDILKLVESGNIPQAGAKKAEVVAPASTPQEAPKTAAPAPIAAKPVSVPTMPGDIEIPVTGVRKAIAANMLRSKHEAPHAWMMIEVDVTNLVTYRNSIKGEFKKREGFNLTFFAFFVKAVAQALKEYPQINSMWAGDKIVQKKDINLSIAVATEAELFVPVIKQADEKTIKGIAREITELATKVRTKSLKADEMQGGTFTINNTGSFGSVQSMGIINHPQAAILQVESIVKRPVIMDNGMFGARDMVNLCLSLDHRVLDGLICGKFLGRVKEILENVSENNTSVY, from the coding sequence ATGGCTGTAGAAAATATTACAATGCCTCAGCTTGGGGAAAGTGTAACGGAAGGTACAATTAGTAAATGGCTTGTAAATGTTGGCGATCACGTAAATAAATACGATCCGCTTGCAGAAGTAATGACGGATAAAGTTAATGCAGAAGTACCGTCTTCTTTCACAGGAATTGTGAAGGAGTTAATCGCTAGTGAAGGCGATACACTTGCTGTTGGAGAAGTAGTTTGTGTCATTCAAGTAGAGGGTGCAGACGAAGTAGCTGCAACAGCAGTGGAAGAGAAAACAGGGGAAGCAACAAATGCAGAATCAGTAGCAGTTGCACCTGAAAAAGCAACAAAAGTTAAACAACCGACTGACGGTAAACTTCGTTTTTCTCCAGCGGTATTAAAGCTTGCGGGTGAACATAATATTGATTTAGATCTAGTGGAAGGTACGGGAGCAAATGGCCGTATTACACGTAAAGATATTTTAAAATTAGTGGAGTCTGGAAATATTCCACAAGCAGGTGCTAAGAAAGCGGAAGTTGTTGCGCCAGCGTCAACACCACAAGAAGCGCCAAAAACAGCTGCACCAGCACCAATAGCAGCAAAACCAGTATCAGTACCAACAATGCCTGGAGATATCGAAATTCCAGTTACAGGTGTACGTAAAGCAATCGCTGCTAATATGTTGCGTAGTAAACATGAAGCACCACACGCTTGGATGATGATTGAAGTGGATGTAACGAATCTTGTAACATACCGTAATTCAATCAAAGGTGAATTTAAAAAGCGTGAAGGCTTTAACTTAACATTCTTTGCATTCTTCGTAAAAGCAGTTGCACAAGCATTAAAAGAATATCCACAAATTAATTCAATGTGGGCTGGCGATAAAATCGTTCAGAAGAAAGATATCAACCTTTCTATCGCTGTTGCAACGGAAGCGGAATTATTTGTACCGGTTATTAAACAAGCCGATGAGAAAACAATTAAAGGCATCGCTCGTGAAATTACGGAACTTGCAACAAAAGTACGTACGAAATCATTAAAAGCAGATGAAATGCAAGGTGGTACATTCACAATTAATAACACAGGATCATTTGGTTCTGTTCAGTCTATGGGAATTATTAATCACCCACAAGCAGCTATTTTACAAGTTGAATCTATCGTAAAACGTCCAGTAATTATGGATAACGGTATGTTCGGAGCACGTGATATGGTTAACTTATGCTTATCACTTGATCACCGCGTACTTGACGGCTTGATTTGTGGTAAGTTCTTAGGTCGTGTAAAAGAAATTCTTGAAAATGTATCAGAAAATAATACGTCTGTATATTAA
- the bfmBAB gene encoding 3-methyl-2-oxobutanoate dehydrogenase subunit beta translates to MAVMSYIDAITLAMREEMERDEKVFVLGEDVGKKGGVFKATHGLYDQFGEDRALDTPLAESAIAGVAIGAAMYGMRPIAEIQFADFIMPAVNQIVSEAAKIRYRSNNDWTCPITIRAPFGGGVHGALYHSQSVEAMFANQPGLKIVIPSTPYDAKGLLKAAIRDEDPVLFFEHKRAYRLIKGEVPEDDYVLPIGKADVKREGDDITVITYGLCVHFALQAAEKLAQDGISAHILDLRTVYPLDKEAIIEAASKTGKVLLVTEDNKEGSIISEVAAIIAENCLFELDAPVARLAGPDVPAMPYAPTMEKFFMVNPDKVEKAMRELAEF, encoded by the coding sequence ATGGCTGTAATGTCTTATATTGACGCAATTACATTAGCAATGCGCGAGGAAATGGAACGCGATGAGAAAGTATTTGTATTAGGAGAAGATGTTGGTAAAAAAGGTGGCGTATTTAAAGCAACGCACGGCTTATATGATCAGTTTGGTGAAGATCGTGCACTTGATACACCGCTTGCAGAATCTGCAATTGCTGGGGTAGCAATCGGTGCAGCAATGTACGGTATGCGCCCAATTGCTGAAATACAGTTTGCTGATTTCATTATGCCAGCAGTAAACCAAATTGTTTCTGAAGCAGCAAAAATTCGTTACCGTTCAAATAATGACTGGACTTGTCCAATCACGATTCGTGCACCATTTGGTGGCGGCGTTCACGGTGCGTTGTATCATTCGCAGTCTGTAGAAGCAATGTTTGCAAACCAACCAGGTTTAAAAATTGTCATTCCTTCTACACCATATGATGCGAAGGGTTTACTAAAAGCAGCAATTCGTGACGAAGATCCGGTATTGTTCTTTGAACATAAACGTGCATACCGCTTAATCAAAGGCGAAGTGCCAGAAGATGATTATGTATTACCAATCGGAAAAGCAGACGTAAAACGTGAAGGTGATGATATTACTGTTATCACGTACGGATTATGTGTTCACTTTGCTCTTCAAGCGGCTGAGAAATTAGCACAAGATGGCATTTCGGCTCACATTCTTGATTTACGTACTGTATATCCATTAGATAAAGAAGCGATTATTGAAGCGGCTTCAAAAACAGGTAAAGTTCTTCTTGTAACGGAAGACAATAAAGAGGGCAGCATCATAAGTGAAGTAGCGGCAATTATTGCAGAAAACTGCTTATTTGAACTTGATGCACCAGTTGCACGTCTTGCAGGTCCAGACGTTCCAGCGATGCCATATGCACCAACAATGGAAAAATTCTTTATGGTAAATCCAGATAAAGTTGAAAAAGCAATGCGTGAACTTGCGGAATTTTAA
- the bfmBAA gene encoding 3-methyl-2-oxobutanoate dehydrogenase subunit alpha, producing MAEVKEKRHEELGLSDERVLEMYRTMLLARKIDERMWLLNRAGKIPFVISCQGQEAAQVGAAFALDREKDYALPYYRDMGVVLAFGMTAKELMLSGFAKAGDPNSGGRQMPGHFGQKKNRIVTGSSPVTTQVPHAVGIALAGKMEKKDLVTFVTFGEGSSNQGDFHEGANFAGVHKLPVIFMCENNKYAISIPVEKQLACKNVSDRAIGYGMPGYTVDGNDPLEVYKAVKEAADRGRRGEGPTLIEAVSYRLTAHSSDDDDRVYRDKEEVEEAKKQDSIFTFAAYLKEVGVLTEESEKQMLDDIMHIVNEATEYAENAPYAAPEDSLKHVYAE from the coding sequence ATGGCAGAAGTAAAAGAAAAGCGCCATGAAGAGCTTGGCTTAAGCGATGAGCGAGTATTAGAAATGTATCGTACGATGTTGCTTGCACGTAAAATTGACGAACGTATGTGGTTATTAAACCGTGCAGGGAAAATTCCATTCGTAATTTCGTGTCAAGGGCAAGAAGCAGCGCAAGTAGGCGCAGCATTTGCACTTGATCGTGAAAAAGATTATGCATTGCCATATTACCGTGATATGGGTGTTGTACTAGCGTTTGGTATGACAGCAAAAGAGCTTATGTTGTCTGGCTTTGCAAAAGCAGGAGATCCAAACTCTGGTGGTCGTCAAATGCCTGGCCACTTCGGTCAAAAGAAAAACCGTATTGTGACTGGTTCATCACCGGTTACAACGCAAGTACCTCATGCAGTAGGTATTGCATTAGCAGGGAAGATGGAAAAGAAAGATTTAGTAACGTTTGTTACATTTGGTGAAGGTTCTTCTAACCAAGGTGACTTCCATGAAGGTGCTAACTTTGCTGGTGTGCATAAATTACCTGTTATCTTCATGTGTGAAAATAATAAGTATGCAATTTCTATCCCAGTTGAAAAGCAATTAGCATGTAAAAACGTATCAGACCGTGCGATTGGTTACGGTATGCCAGGATACACAGTGGATGGCAATGATCCACTTGAAGTATATAAAGCTGTAAAAGAAGCAGCAGATCGCGGACGTCGCGGAGAAGGCCCGACGTTAATTGAAGCGGTATCATACCGTTTAACGGCTCACTCTAGTGATGATGATGATCGTGTATACCGTGATAAAGAAGAAGTAGAAGAAGCAAAGAAACAAGATTCAATCTTTACATTTGCTGCTTACTTAAAAGAAGTTGGCGTGTTAACAGAGGAGTCTGAAAAACAAATGTTAGATGACATCATGCATATCGTAAACGAAGCAACAGAATATGCAGAAAATGCTCCGTATGCAGCACCTGAAGATTCATTGAAGCACGTATACGCAGAATAG
- the lpdA gene encoding dihydrolipoyl dehydrogenase gives MAKEYDLVIVGGGTGGYVAAIRASQLGLKTALVEKDNLGGTCLHKGCIPSKALLRSAEVFATAKKGEEFGVVTSNVELNFAKVQERKEKIVTQLHKGVQHLMKQGKIDVFEGIGRILGPSIFSPMPGTISVELASGEENEMLIPKNVLVATGSRPNSLPGLELDGEYVMSSDHALKMEALPDSIIIVGGGVIGIEWASMLADFGVEVTILEYAKHVLPLEDQDVSKEMQRLLKKKGIKVVTGAKVLPETLVKDNGVRIQAELNGENKEFSAEKMLVSVGRQANTQNIGLENTDIVVEKGYIQTNEFYQTKESHIYAIGDVIGGLQLAHVASHEGIVAVEHIAGKEVTPIDYSMVSKCVYSSPEVASVGLTEQEAKDKGYQLKIGKFSFRAIGKALVYGESDGFVKLVVDEETNDILGVHMIGPHVTDMISEAGLARVLDATPWEVAHTIHPHPSLSEAIGEAALAVDGKAIHA, from the coding sequence ATGGCAAAAGAATATGATTTAGTCATCGTTGGCGGCGGTACTGGTGGATATGTTGCTGCTATTCGTGCATCACAACTAGGACTGAAAACAGCACTTGTTGAAAAAGATAATCTAGGTGGTACTTGCTTACACAAAGGGTGTATTCCTAGTAAAGCGTTACTGCGCAGTGCCGAAGTTTTTGCGACTGCAAAAAAAGGGGAAGAGTTTGGCGTTGTAACGAGCAATGTAGAATTGAACTTTGCGAAAGTGCAAGAGCGTAAAGAAAAAATTGTAACGCAGCTTCATAAAGGTGTTCAACATTTAATGAAGCAAGGTAAAATTGATGTGTTTGAAGGTATTGGCCGAATCCTTGGACCTTCTATTTTCTCTCCAATGCCGGGAACAATTTCTGTTGAATTAGCGAGCGGAGAAGAGAATGAAATGTTGATTCCGAAAAATGTTCTCGTTGCAACGGGATCACGCCCAAATTCTTTACCAGGTTTAGAACTTGATGGTGAATATGTAATGTCATCTGATCACGCCCTAAAAATGGAAGCGCTTCCTGATTCTATCATTATTGTTGGTGGTGGCGTAATTGGTATTGAATGGGCATCTATGCTTGCTGATTTTGGCGTAGAAGTTACCATATTAGAATATGCAAAACATGTCCTGCCACTTGAAGACCAAGATGTTTCAAAAGAAATGCAACGTCTTCTGAAGAAAAAAGGAATTAAAGTTGTGACTGGTGCAAAAGTATTGCCAGAAACGTTGGTAAAAGATAATGGTGTACGAATCCAAGCAGAGTTGAATGGTGAAAATAAAGAATTTTCAGCTGAAAAAATGCTTGTATCTGTAGGAAGACAAGCAAACACACAAAATATTGGCTTAGAAAATACAGATATCGTTGTAGAAAAAGGATACATTCAAACAAATGAATTTTATCAAACGAAAGAATCACATATTTATGCCATTGGCGATGTAATTGGTGGCTTACAGCTTGCGCACGTTGCTTCTCATGAAGGCATTGTCGCTGTAGAACATATTGCTGGTAAAGAAGTAACGCCAATTGATTATTCTATGGTATCGAAATGTGTATACAGTAGTCCAGAAGTTGCTTCTGTCGGTTTGACAGAACAAGAAGCCAAAGACAAAGGATATCAATTAAAAATAGGTAAATTCTCATTCCGTGCAATCGGGAAAGCACTTGTATATGGAGAATCAGATGGATTTGTCAAACTTGTTGTTGATGAAGAAACAAATGACATTCTTGGTGTTCATATGATCGGTCCACATGTAACGGACATGATTTCTGAAGCAGGTCTTGCAAGAGTACTTGATGCAACACCTTGGGAAGTTGCACATACAATTCATCCGCATCCATCATTATCAGAAGCAATTGGTGAGGCTGCATTAGCAGTAGATGGAAAAGCAATACATGCATAA